From Leclercia adecarboxylata, one genomic window encodes:
- a CDS encoding endonuclease/exonuclease/phosphatase family protein, translated as MKLMTLNTHSWQEEKQLEKLDVVAQAIIEQGCDVVALQEVNQHQNSSAVDANILTNHTVLADNYGYLLQKKLMEYGYHYQLTWDFVHQSYDVYQEGLAFLTRLPIVEHEVIDLSDNYDVNFWKHRRAVRIKVTSQRGDFNLYNCHCGWWSDSESSFEDQFNRIKATLSTELSFLLGDFNNPSHIRNEGYDYVLQCGLIDCYEIAEIKDSGTTVIKNIDGWEQNSQALRIDLVLSNQPMVVKQHQVIFNNDFYPVVSDHFGVLVEVDII; from the coding sequence ATGAAGTTAATGACGCTAAATACCCATAGTTGGCAAGAAGAGAAACAACTAGAAAAGTTGGATGTGGTAGCGCAAGCCATTATCGAGCAAGGGTGCGATGTCGTTGCATTACAGGAAGTGAATCAACATCAAAATAGCTCGGCTGTTGATGCCAATATATTAACTAATCACACCGTGCTCGCTGATAACTATGGATATTTATTACAGAAAAAACTCATGGAATACGGCTATCACTACCAACTTACATGGGATTTCGTTCATCAAAGTTATGACGTATATCAAGAGGGACTGGCATTCTTGACGCGACTGCCGATTGTCGAGCATGAGGTCATTGACCTAAGTGATAACTATGATGTGAACTTTTGGAAACATAGGCGAGCAGTGCGTATTAAGGTCACTTCTCAACGAGGTGATTTCAATCTTTATAATTGTCATTGCGGCTGGTGGAGTGACTCAGAGAGCTCATTTGAGGACCAGTTCAACAGAATAAAGGCAACATTATCAACAGAGTTGAGCTTTCTATTAGGCGATTTCAACAACCCAAGCCATATACGCAATGAAGGTTATGATTATGTATTACAGTGCGGTTTGATAGATTGTTATGAAATAGCAGAAATAAAAGACTCCGGAACTACTGTAATTAAAAATATTGACGGTTGGGAACAAAATAGCCAAGCGCTACGCATTGATTTGGTTCTTAGTAATCAACCGATGGTGGTAAAGCAGCATCAGGTGATTTTTAATAACGATTTTTATCCGGTTGTATCGGATCACTTTGGGGTTCTGGTGGAAGTAGACATTATTTAA
- a CDS encoding IS1 family transposase (programmed frameshift) has translation MASISIRCPSCSATEGVVRNGKSTAGHQRYLCSHCRKTWQLQFTYTASQPGTHQKIIDMAMNGVGCRASARIMGVGLNTVLRHFKKLRPQSVTWRIQPGSDVIVCAEMDEQWGYVGAKSRQRWLFYAYDRIRRTVVAHVFGERTLATLERLLSLLSAFEVVVWMTDGWPLYESRLKGKLHVISKRYTQRIERHNLNLRQHLARLGRKSLSFSKSVELHDKVIGHYLNIKHYQ, from the exons GTGGCTTCCATTTCCATCAGATGTCCTTCCTGCTCCGCTACTGAAGGCGTGGTGCGTAACGGCAAAAGCACTGCCGGACATCAGCGCTATCTCTGCTCTCATTGCCGTAAAACATGGCAACTACAGTTCACTTACACCGCCTCTCAGCCCGGTACGCACCAGAAAATCATTGATATGGCCATGAATGGCGTCGGATGTCGCGCCAGTGCACGCATTATGGGCGTTGGCCTCAACACGGTTTTACGTCACT TTAAAAAACTCAGGCCGCAGTCGGTAACCTGGCGCATACAACCGGGCAGTGATGTGATTGTCTGCGCTGAAATGGACGAACAGTGGGGCTACGTCGGTGCTAAATCACGTCAGCGCTGGCTGTTTTACGCGTATGACAGGATACGGAGGACGGTTGTGGCGCACGTCTTCGGTGAACGCACTCTGGCCACACTGGAGCGTCTTCTGAGCCTGCTGTCGGCCTTTGAGGTCGTGGTATGGATGACGGATGGCTGGCCGCTGTATGAATCACGCCTGAAGGGAAAGCTGCACGTTATCAGCAAGCGTTACACTCAGCGCATTGAGCGACATAACCTGAATCTGAGACAACATCTGGCAAGGCTGGGACGGAAGTCACTGTCGTTCTCAAAATCGGTGGAGCTGCATGACAAGGTCATCGGGCATTATCTGAACATAAAACACTATCAGTAA
- the silB gene encoding Cu(+)/Ag(+) efflux RND transporter periplasmic adaptor subunit SilB, which produces MASLKIKYAAIIISSLIAGGLISVTAWQYVNSSQKTVQTEQKAPERKVLFWYDPMKPDTKFDKPGKSPFMDMDLVPKYADESGDKSSGGIRIDPTQVQNLGLKTQKVTRGMLNYSQTIPANVSYNEYQFVIVQARSDGFVEKVYPLTIGDHVKKGTPLIDITIPEWVEAQSEFLLLSGTGGTSTQIKGVLERLRLAGMPEEDIQRLRSTRTIQTRFTIKAPIDGVITAFDLRTGMNISKDKVVAQIQGMDPVWISAAVPESIAYLLKDTSQFEISVPAYPDKTFHVEKWNILPSVDQTTRTLQVRLQVSNKDEFLKPGMNAYLKLNTRSQEMLLIPSQAVIDTGKEQRVITVDDEGKFVPKQIHVLHESQQQSGIGSGLNEGDTVVVSGLFLIDSEANITGALERMRHPEKTENSMPAMSEQPVNMHSGH; this is translated from the coding sequence ATGGCTTCTTTAAAGATAAAATATGCTGCAATAATTATCAGCAGCCTCATAGCAGGAGGGCTGATATCGGTTACTGCCTGGCAGTATGTAAACTCATCACAAAAAACAGTACAAACCGAACAAAAGGCACCGGAGCGAAAGGTACTTTTCTGGTATGACCCGATGAAACCGGATACCAAATTTGATAAACCCGGAAAATCTCCCTTTATGGATATGGACCTGGTGCCAAAATATGCTGATGAAAGCGGCGATAAAAGCAGTGGCGGGATCCGTATCGATCCAACGCAGGTTCAGAATCTGGGATTAAAAACGCAAAAAGTCACGCGAGGAATGCTGAATTATTCTCAGACAATCCCGGCTAATGTCAGTTACAACGAGTATCAGTTTGTCATTGTGCAGGCGCGCTCTGACGGTTTCGTCGAAAAAGTGTATCCCCTGACGATTGGCGATCATGTGAAGAAAGGCACTCCGCTTATCGATATCACCATTCCTGAATGGGTTGAGGCACAAAGTGAGTTCCTGCTGTTATCCGGTACAGGCGGTACGTCAACCCAGATAAAAGGGGTTCTGGAGCGACTTCGTCTGGCTGGTATGCCGGAAGAGGATATTCAAAGGCTGCGTTCAACCCGCACAATCCAGACCCGTTTTACCATTAAAGCACCTATTGATGGTGTCATTACTGCGTTTGACCTGCGCACCGGAATGAATATTTCGAAAGATAAAGTAGTGGCTCAGATTCAGGGGATGGACCCGGTCTGGATCAGCGCTGCAGTGCCAGAATCTATCGCATATCTGCTGAAAGATACGTCGCAGTTTGAAATTTCGGTACCGGCTTATCCGGATAAAACATTCCATGTCGAAAAATGGAACATTCTTCCCAGCGTGGATCAGACAACCCGTACGCTTCAGGTCCGTCTCCAGGTTTCTAATAAGGATGAGTTTCTCAAGCCGGGCATGAATGCCTATCTGAAACTGAATACCAGGAGCCAGGAGATGCTGCTGATACCAAGCCAGGCCGTTATCGATACCGGCAAAGAACAGCGCGTGATTACTGTTGATGATGAAGGCAAGTTTGTGCCGAAACAGATCCACGTTCTGCATGAATCACAGCAACAGTCCGGCATTGGCTCCGGCCTGAATGAAGGCGATACCGTGGTGGTCAGTGGCCTGTTCCTCATTGACTCCGAAGCCAATATTACGGGCGCGCTGGAACGTATGCGCCACCCTGAAAAAACAGAAAACAGTATGCCAGCAATGTCTGAGCAGCCTGTAAATATGCATTCAGGGCACTGA
- the silA gene encoding Cu(+)/Ag(+) efflux RND transporter permease subunit SilA codes for MIEWIIRRSVANRFLVMMGALFLSIWGTWTIINTPVDALPDLSDVQVIIKTSYPGQAPQIVENQVTYPLTTTMLSVPGAKTVRGFSQFGDSYVYVIFEDGTDLYWARSRVLEYLNQVQGKLPAGVSSEIGPDATGVGWIFEYALVDRNGKHDLSELRSLQDWFLKFELKTIPNVAEVASVGGVVKQYQIQVNPVKLSQYGISLPEVKQALESSNQEAGGSSVEMAEAEYMVRASGYLQSIDDFNNIVLKTGENGVPVYLRDVARVQTGPEMRRGIAELNGQGEVAGGVVILRSGKNARDVITAVRDKLETLKASLPEGVEIVTTYDRSQLIDRAIDNLSSKLLEEFIVVAIVCALFLWHVRSALVAIISLPLGLCIAFIVMHFQGLNANIMSLGGIAIAVGAMVDAAIVMIENAHKRLEEWDHQHPGEQIDNATRWKVITDASVEVGPALFISLLIITLSFIPIFTLEGQEGRLFGPLAFTKTYSMAGAAALAIIVIPILMGFWIRGKIPAETSNPLNRVLIKAYHPLLLRVLHWPKTTLLVAALSIFTVIWPLSQVGGEFLPKINEGDLLYMPSTLPGVSPAEAAALLQTTDKLIKSVPEVASVFGKTGKAETATDSAPLEMVETTIQLKPEDQWRPGMTIDKIIDELDRTVRLPGLANLWVPPIRNRIDMLSTGIKSPIGIKVSGTVLSDIDATAQSIEAVTKTVPGVVSVLAERLEGGRYIDVDINREKASRYGMTVGDVQLFVSSAIGGATVGETVEGVARYPINIRYPQDYRNSPQALKQMPILTPMKQQITLGDVADIKVVSGPTMLKTENARPASWIYVDARGRDMVSVVNDIKTAISEKVKLRPGTSVAFSGQFELLEHANKKLKLMVPMTVMIIFILLYLAFRRVDEALLILMSLPFALVGGIWFLYWQGFHMSVATGTGFIALAGVAAEFGVVMLMYLRHAIEAHPELSRKETFTPEGLDEALYHGAVLRVRPKAMTVAVIIAGLLPILWGTGAGSEVMSRIAAPMIGGMITAPLLSLFIIPAAYKLIWLRRHKKSVS; via the coding sequence ATGATTGAATGGATTATCCGGCGCTCTGTCGCCAACCGTTTCCTGGTCATGATGGGCGCACTGTTTCTCAGCATCTGGGGCACATGGACGATAATTAACACGCCGGTCGATGCGCTGCCTGACCTGTCAGATGTGCAGGTCATTATTAAAACCAGCTATCCCGGACAGGCCCCGCAGATTGTAGAAAACCAGGTCACCTATCCGCTTACCACCACCATGCTGTCCGTACCTGGCGCAAAAACCGTGCGTGGCTTTTCACAGTTCGGTGATTCGTATGTGTATGTCATTTTTGAAGACGGCACCGATCTGTACTGGGCCCGTTCGCGCGTGCTGGAATACCTGAATCAGGTTCAGGGCAAACTGCCTGCGGGTGTGAGCTCTGAAATCGGCCCGGACGCCACGGGAGTGGGCTGGATATTTGAATATGCCCTTGTCGATCGCAACGGAAAACACGACCTTTCAGAACTGCGCTCTCTGCAGGACTGGTTCCTGAAATTTGAGCTGAAAACCATCCCGAACGTGGCTGAGGTCGCTTCGGTTGGCGGCGTGGTGAAACAGTACCAGATTCAGGTCAATCCGGTAAAACTGTCCCAGTACGGTATCAGCCTGCCCGAAGTGAAACAGGCACTTGAATCGTCTAACCAGGAGGCCGGTGGCTCATCCGTTGAAATGGCCGAAGCGGAGTATATGGTCCGTGCCAGCGGTTATCTTCAGAGCATTGATGATTTTAATAACATCGTCCTGAAAACAGGTGAGAACGGCGTGCCGGTTTATCTGCGGGATGTTGCCCGCGTGCAGACCGGGCCCGAAATGAGGCGTGGTATTGCCGAGCTGAACGGCCAGGGAGAAGTCGCTGGCGGCGTGGTGATCCTGCGGTCGGGTAAAAATGCGCGCGACGTTATCACGGCAGTGAGGGATAAACTGGAGACGCTGAAGGCCAGCCTGCCGGAAGGCGTTGAAATCGTGACCACCTACGATCGCAGCCAGTTAATCGACCGGGCGATTGATAACCTCAGTTCCAAACTTCTGGAAGAGTTTATCGTGGTGGCCATCGTCTGTGCTCTGTTCCTGTGGCACGTACGTTCTGCCCTGGTGGCGATTATCTCTCTGCCGCTTGGCCTGTGTATCGCCTTTATCGTCATGCACTTCCAGGGACTGAACGCCAATATCATGTCGCTGGGAGGGATAGCGATTGCCGTCGGTGCGATGGTGGATGCCGCCATTGTGATGATTGAAAATGCGCACAAACGGCTTGAGGAGTGGGATCATCAGCATCCGGGTGAGCAGATTGACAACGCCACCCGCTGGAAGGTGATTACCGACGCCTCCGTGGAAGTGGGACCCGCGTTGTTCATTAGCCTGCTGATCATCACCCTGTCCTTTATTCCTATCTTTACCCTGGAAGGGCAGGAAGGTCGTCTGTTTGGCCCGCTGGCATTCACGAAAACGTACTCCATGGCGGGAGCGGCCGCACTGGCCATCATCGTCATTCCTATTCTGATGGGATTCTGGATCCGGGGGAAAATTCCTGCCGAGACAAGTAACCCCCTGAACCGGGTGCTGATCAAAGCGTATCATCCTTTGCTGCTGCGGGTCCTCCACTGGCCAAAAACAACCCTGCTGGTTGCGGCCTTGTCCATTTTCACGGTTATCTGGCCACTGAGTCAGGTGGGCGGTGAATTTCTGCCGAAGATTAACGAGGGCGATCTGCTGTATATGCCGTCGACCTTGCCTGGCGTCTCTCCGGCAGAAGCTGCAGCGCTCCTGCAGACAACAGACAAGTTAATCAAAAGCGTTCCTGAAGTGGCTTCTGTATTTGGCAAGACCGGTAAAGCAGAGACCGCAACGGATTCCGCGCCGCTCGAAATGGTGGAAACCACGATCCAGCTCAAACCTGAGGATCAGTGGCGTCCCGGCATGACAATTGACAAGATTATTGATGAACTCGACAGGACAGTCCGTTTACCGGGTCTGGCAAACCTCTGGGTGCCGCCTATCCGTAACCGTATTGATATGCTCTCAACCGGGATCAAAAGCCCGATAGGTATCAAAGTGTCCGGGACTGTTCTGTCCGATATCGACGCGACGGCGCAGAGTATCGAGGCGGTAACCAAAACGGTACCGGGTGTGGTGTCTGTCCTGGCTGAGCGACTGGAAGGTGGACGTTACATTGATGTGGACATTAACCGGGAAAAAGCTTCCCGGTACGGGATGACAGTAGGTGATGTCCAGCTGTTCGTCTCATCAGCCATCGGCGGTGCGACGGTAGGGGAAACGGTGGAAGGCGTGGCCCGGTACCCTATTAACATTCGTTACCCACAGGATTACCGCAACAGTCCGCAGGCGCTGAAACAGATGCCGATCCTGACCCCGATGAAGCAGCAGATCACACTGGGCGATGTTGCCGATATTAAAGTCGTTTCTGGACCAACCATGCTGAAAACCGAAAATGCCCGGCCAGCCAGCTGGATTTATGTTGATGCCCGCGGCAGGGACATGGTGTCGGTGGTTAACGACATTAAGACGGCCATCAGCGAGAAAGTGAAACTGAGACCGGGAACCAGTGTGGCATTCTCCGGACAGTTTGAACTGCTTGAGCATGCCAACAAGAAACTGAAGCTGATGGTGCCGATGACGGTGATGATCATTTTCATCCTGTTGTATCTGGCATTCCGCCGGGTTGACGAAGCCCTGCTGATCCTGATGAGCCTGCCGTTCGCCCTGGTTGGCGGAATATGGTTCCTGTACTGGCAGGGCTTCCATATGTCAGTGGCGACCGGAACCGGGTTTATCGCCCTGGCCGGGGTGGCAGCAGAGTTTGGCGTGGTCATGCTGATGTATCTGCGTCATGCCATTGAAGCGCACCCGGAATTGTCCCGTAAAGAGACGTTCACACCGGAAGGTCTTGATGAAGCCCTCTATCATGGTGCCGTACTGCGTGTCCGGCCGAAAGCCATGACCGTGGCGGTGATCATTGCGGGTCTGCTGCCAATACTCTGGGGAACCGGCGCAGGTTCAGAAGTCATGAGCCGTATTGCTGCGCCAATGATTGGTGGGATGATCACGGCTCCGCTGCTGTCCCTGTTCATTATTCCTGCCGCCTACAAATTAATCTGGCTGCGCAGACATAAAAAAAGCGTGTCATAA
- a CDS encoding peptidoglycan DD-metalloendopeptidase family protein, protein MTDVVKENAYLSATRSGLESNEIATLQRSLPSRFNLRHLKKNESLKLVLQKKAGKSRVVAYKFTSGSFNYTAYRISDKKFYNLSDTSGKGSLDYPLPATARLSSPFNPARLNPVSGKVSPHNGIDYSMPMNTKIVSVIDGKITRAEYNSTMGYFVEVTGKAGVKTRYLHLNKILVTKGARVTRGDAIALSGNSGRSSGPHLHYELVINNNPVNSLAFRAAAPADNKLEQHAFAHARDYERYLD, encoded by the coding sequence ATTACCGATGTCGTAAAAGAAAATGCCTACCTTTCAGCCACCCGCTCGGGGCTGGAATCGAACGAGATCGCTACTCTTCAGCGCTCCTTGCCTTCCCGGTTTAATCTGCGGCATTTGAAAAAAAATGAATCATTAAAACTCGTACTGCAAAAGAAAGCGGGAAAATCACGTGTCGTGGCCTATAAATTTACGTCCGGTTCATTTAATTACACGGCGTATCGTATATCAGATAAAAAGTTCTATAACCTTTCCGATACTTCCGGGAAAGGCAGTCTCGATTATCCGTTACCGGCCACAGCAAGACTCAGTTCGCCTTTCAATCCTGCAAGACTTAACCCGGTATCGGGAAAAGTGAGTCCCCATAATGGCATTGATTATTCCATGCCCATGAACACGAAAATAGTCAGCGTCATCGACGGAAAAATCACCCGGGCCGAATACAACAGTACCATGGGATATTTTGTTGAAGTAACGGGAAAAGCCGGTGTTAAAACTCGCTATCTCCACCTCAATAAAATACTCGTTACTAAAGGGGCCAGGGTTACCCGGGGAGACGCTATTGCGTTATCCGGTAACAGCGGACGTTCATCCGGTCCTCATCTGCATTACGAGCTGGTCATCAATAACAATCCTGTTAACTCACTGGCGTTCCGGGCAGCGGCACCCGCTGATAACAAACTTGAACAGCATGCCTTTGCGCATGCCAGAGACTACGAACGATACCTGGACTGA
- a CDS encoding DUF411 domain-containing protein, with protein sequence MKKVVLMALALGLSLPAMASEKVIDMYKSENCGCCSLWGKAMEKDGFEVRTHVMNDQALSALKEKHAVPAGLRSCHTAVVGNLIIEGHVPAATIHKAMQSGSGIYGLATPGMPAGSPGMEMGARKEAYDVIAFSPEGSKKVFQRIE encoded by the coding sequence ATGAAAAAAGTGGTTCTAATGGCCCTGGCTCTCGGCCTGTCACTGCCTGCAATGGCGAGTGAAAAAGTCATTGATATGTACAAATCTGAAAACTGTGGCTGTTGTTCCCTGTGGGGCAAAGCGATGGAAAAAGACGGGTTCGAAGTGCGAACTCACGTCATGAATGATCAGGCGCTGTCAGCCCTGAAAGAAAAGCATGCTGTTCCTGCTGGACTACGAAGTTGTCATACCGCGGTTGTAGGTAATTTGATCATTGAAGGCCATGTGCCTGCGGCAACGATACATAAGGCCATGCAGTCTGGTTCGGGTATATACGGTCTCGCCACCCCCGGTATGCCAGCAGGAAGTCCGGGAATGGAGATGGGGGCCCGAAAAGAGGCTTACGATGTTATCGCATTCTCACCGGAGGGCAGTAAAAAAGTCTTCCAGCGAATCGAATAG
- a CDS encoding DUF2933 domain-containing protein has product MKSTTYALIAVAAIAAFALLREHWSHVAGYWPYLLLLVCPLMHLFHGHGGHGDHQHQGSENDKKN; this is encoded by the coding sequence ATGAAAAGTACCACCTATGCGCTTATTGCTGTCGCCGCGATCGCGGCATTTGCCCTCCTGCGCGAACACTGGTCACATGTGGCAGGTTACTGGCCATATCTGTTATTGCTGGTCTGCCCGCTAATGCATCTTTTCCACGGCCACGGAGGGCATGGAGATCATCAACATCAAGGAAGTGAAAACGATAAAAAAAATTAA
- the silP gene encoding Ag(+)-translocating P-type ATPase SilP translates to MLQICIRRVTVKNDNAVEHNNQTASEQTSSPDESHALHKVRDPVCGMVILPDKAHSSIRYQDHQLYFCSASCESKFKAHPDHYFTEDASEHHHHHDHHEVSPDKIKQSHRQAEKEISEGVWTCPMHPEIRRSGPGSCPVCGMALEPLVATASTGTSDELRDMTRRFWLGLLLAFPVLVLEMGSHLFPDLRNTVPPQYNTWLQLLLASPVVLWCGWPFFARAVMSLRNRSLNMFTLVAMGTGVAWVYSVIATVFPSWFPASFRNMDGLVAVYFEAAAVITVLVLLGQVLELRAREQTSGAITALLNLAPKTARRLDHDGHETDINAEDVLPGDKLRIRPGESIPVDGIVVEGKTTVDESMVTGESMPVTKTEGDPVIGGTINQTGSLIIRAEKVGDETMLSRIVQMVADAQRSRAPIQRMADSVSGWFVPLVILIAVVAFMIWSVWGPEPRMAHGLIAAVSVLIIACPCALGLATPMSIMVGVGKGAQAGVLIKNAEALERLEKVDTLVVDKTGTLTEGSPTVTGIISLNPGGETSLLRVTAAVEKGSQHPLGMAVVKAAQEKGIAIPAVTHFNAPSGKGVSGDVEGQRVVIGNELAMQENSIVIDNQKAVADTLRMEGATVIYVATDGHLAGLIAISDPVKATTPDALKALRQAGIRIVMLTGDNQLTAEAVARKLGIDEVEAGILPDGKKAVITRLKASGHVVAMAGDGVNDAPALAAADVGIAMGTGTDVAIESAGVTLLKGDLMILNRARHLSEITMKNIRQNLFFAFIYNALGVPVAAGLLYPVYGILLSPVIAAAAMALSSVSVIVNALRLKSVRLGK, encoded by the coding sequence ATGCTTCAGATATGCATAAGGAGAGTTACTGTGAAAAATGACAATGCAGTGGAACATAACAACCAGACTGCTTCTGAGCAGACATCATCCCCGGACGAGAGTCACGCATTGCATAAGGTGAGAGATCCCGTGTGCGGGATGGTCATCCTGCCTGACAAGGCGCACAGCAGCATTCGATACCAGGACCATCAGCTTTATTTCTGCTCCGCCAGCTGTGAGAGCAAATTTAAAGCCCATCCCGATCATTATTTTACCGAAGATGCCAGTGAACATCACCATCACCACGACCACCATGAAGTCAGCCCTGATAAGATAAAACAGTCTCACCGCCAGGCGGAGAAAGAGATTTCTGAAGGTGTGTGGACATGTCCGATGCATCCGGAGATACGCCGTAGTGGTCCCGGAAGCTGTCCTGTCTGTGGAATGGCACTGGAGCCGCTCGTAGCTACGGCATCCACGGGGACGAGTGATGAACTTCGCGACATGACAAGACGCTTCTGGCTGGGGTTGTTGCTGGCGTTTCCGGTTCTGGTACTCGAAATGGGATCTCATCTGTTTCCCGACTTGAGGAATACAGTACCGCCACAGTACAACACATGGCTGCAGCTGCTTCTGGCCTCCCCTGTCGTGTTGTGGTGTGGCTGGCCATTCTTCGCCCGGGCCGTAATGTCGTTACGTAACCGCTCCCTGAATATGTTTACCCTTGTTGCAATGGGGACCGGCGTAGCCTGGGTTTACAGCGTCATTGCAACCGTCTTCCCCTCCTGGTTTCCTGCATCGTTCAGAAACATGGATGGCCTGGTGGCCGTTTATTTTGAAGCCGCAGCAGTTATTACGGTGCTTGTTCTGCTGGGACAGGTTCTTGAGCTGCGGGCACGGGAACAAACCTCAGGCGCCATTACTGCGCTTCTGAACCTTGCCCCCAAAACCGCCAGACGGCTGGATCATGACGGTCATGAAACGGATATTAATGCGGAAGATGTCCTGCCTGGCGATAAGCTCCGCATCAGACCTGGAGAGAGTATTCCGGTCGACGGTATCGTGGTCGAAGGCAAAACAACCGTTGATGAATCGATGGTGACCGGGGAATCTATGCCTGTTACCAAAACGGAGGGTGACCCTGTCATCGGGGGGACCATTAATCAGACAGGTAGTCTTATCATCCGTGCAGAGAAAGTCGGTGATGAAACGATGCTCTCACGAATTGTTCAGATGGTCGCTGATGCACAGCGTTCGCGGGCCCCCATCCAGAGAATGGCTGACAGCGTTTCAGGCTGGTTTGTTCCTCTGGTGATACTTATCGCGGTTGTTGCTTTCATGATCTGGTCTGTCTGGGGGCCCGAGCCCAGGATGGCGCACGGTCTCATTGCGGCTGTGTCGGTCCTGATTATTGCCTGTCCCTGCGCGCTGGGGCTGGCCACGCCGATGTCGATAATGGTGGGGGTGGGCAAAGGCGCCCAGGCCGGGGTGTTAATCAAGAATGCCGAAGCCCTTGAGCGTCTTGAAAAAGTGGACACGCTGGTTGTCGACAAAACAGGCACGCTCACGGAAGGTTCGCCGACGGTGACAGGGATTATCAGTCTCAATCCGGGTGGGGAAACATCTCTTTTGCGTGTAACGGCCGCAGTGGAAAAAGGCTCGCAGCATCCGCTGGGTATGGCAGTAGTTAAAGCAGCACAGGAAAAGGGGATCGCAATACCCGCAGTCACTCATTTCAATGCGCCGTCGGGTAAAGGTGTCTCAGGCGATGTCGAAGGTCAACGGGTTGTTATTGGTAATGAACTGGCTATGCAGGAAAACAGTATCGTTATTGATAATCAAAAGGCCGTTGCGGATACGTTGCGGATGGAAGGCGCTACCGTTATCTATGTGGCCACAGACGGGCACCTTGCAGGCCTGATAGCTATCTCGGATCCCGTGAAAGCAACCACGCCGGATGCGCTTAAAGCTTTGCGTCAGGCGGGGATCCGCATCGTTATGCTCACCGGGGATAACCAGCTTACCGCTGAAGCAGTCGCACGGAAACTGGGAATAGATGAGGTTGAAGCCGGGATTCTGCCGGATGGCAAAAAAGCAGTGATAACCCGACTGAAAGCGTCTGGCCATGTGGTTGCGATGGCCGGAGACGGTGTGAATGATGCCCCGGCGCTGGCAGCGGCTGACGTGGGTATAGCCATGGGAACGGGTACAGATGTGGCAATTGAAAGTGCCGGAGTCACCCTTCTCAAAGGCGACTTGATGATACTGAACAGGGCCCGTCATCTGTCAGAAATCACCATGAAAAATATCCGACAGAATCTGTTTTTTGCATTTATCTACAACGCACTTGGCGTGCCTGTGGCTGCAGGTCTGCTTTATCCTGTGTATGGAATACTGCTGTCGCCAGTTATTGCGGCGGCGGCCATGGCTCTTTCCTCCGTCAGCGTCATTGTGAATGCGTTGCGTCTGAAAAGTGTCAGGCTCGGGAAATAA